A genomic region of Acipenser ruthenus chromosome 9, fAciRut3.2 maternal haplotype, whole genome shotgun sequence contains the following coding sequences:
- the LOC117406163 gene encoding olfactory receptor 1E16-like: MGVQKRTSMSVNVTSGRPLFYINGFSNMLYANYYFIFLSVVYVLTILANAFLMLIICVERSLHNPKYIAIFHLAVVDTCSSTAVIPNLIKTFIFNSQFIVFEACIANMFFVHFFNVLQSLSLVLLAYDRVIAICFPLRYHTINTNTRMTVIILVIWVILSVMLLVMVLLVARLSFCNSTVIDSYFCDHRPVYKLACNDTSTNYIFANFLISLFLILPVALIILSYACILFELFKIASREGKRKALKTCTSHLILVIIFFLPILVTYITAMVSSIHPNARILNNSLSATIPPLLNPIIYTLKTEEIMESIKKLFKRNKIFQVKS, from the exons ATgggtgtgcagaaaagaacctc AATGTCTGTGAATGTTACCTCTGGTAGACCACTGTTTTATATTAATGGGTTTTCTAATATGTTGTATgcaaactattattttattttcttgtctGTTGTTTATGTTTTAACAATATTAGCCAATGCATTTCTAATGCTAATAATATGTGTAGAACGAAGTTTACATAACCCCAAATATATTGCTATTTTTCATTTAGCTGTAGTTGATACCTGTAGTAGTACAGCGGTAATCCCAAATCTAattaaaacattcattttcaaCTCCCAGTTTATTGTGTTCGAGGCCTGTATAGCTAATATGTTTTTTGTGCATTTCTTTAATGTATTGCAGTCACTTTCTCTTGTGCTCTTGGCATATGACAGAGTAATTGCCATATGTTTCCCATTGCGTTATCACACAATTAATACTAATACTAGAATGACTGTAATTATACTTGTAATTTGGGTAATTCTGTCAGTTATGTTGCTTGTCATGGTCCTTTTAGTTGCACGGCTGTCCTTCTGTAACTCTACAGTGATTGACAGTTATTTTTGTGACCATAGACCTGTTTACAAACTGGCCTGTAATGACACATCAACCAATTATATTTTTGCTAACTtcttgatttcattatttttaattttaccaGTGGCCCTCATTATATTATCGTATGCATGCATTCTATTTgaactttttaaaattgcatCTAGGGAGGGCAAAAGAAAAGCTCTTAAAACATGTACCTCCCATTTAATTTtggtaataatattttttttaccaatattAGTGACGTATATAACAGCAATGGTCTCTAGTATTCATCCCAATGCTAGAATCTTAAATAATTCATTGTCTGCTACCATTCCACCCCTTTTGAACCCCATTATTTACACTCTGAAAACTGAAGAAATAATGGAATCAattaaaaagttgtttaaaagaaacaagatTTTCCAGGTAAAAAGTTGA
- the LOC117972847 gene encoding olfactory receptor 52N5-like, with the protein MSPSSTTMSVNVTSGRPLFYINGFSNMLYANYYFIFLSVVYVLTILANAFLMLIICVERSLHNPKYIAIFHLAVVDTCSSTVVIPNLIKTFIFNSQFIVFEACLANMFFVHFFNGLQSLSLVLLAYDRLIAICFPLRYNTINTNTRMSVIIVVIWLIFSVLLLVLVLLVARLSFCKSTVIDSYFCDHGPVYKLACNDTSANYIFSVLLISLVLILPVALIILSYACILFELFKIASREGKRKAFKTCTSHLILVIIFYFPILMTYIAAMVSGIHPNARILNNSLSATIPPLLNPIIYTLKTEEIMESIKKLFKRNKIFQVKS; encoded by the coding sequence ATGTCTCCCAGTTCAACAACAATGTCTGTGAATGTTACCTCTGGTAGACCACTGTTTTATATTAATGGGTTTTCTAATATGTTGTATgcaaactattattttattttcttgtctGTTGTTTATGTTTTAACAATATTAGCCAATGCATTTCTAATGCTAATAATATGTGTAGAACGAAGTTTACATAACCCCAAATATATTGCTATTTTTCATTTAGCTGTAGTTGATACCTGTAGTAGTACAGTGGTAATCCCAAATCTAattaaaacattcattttcaaCTCCCAGTTTATTGTGTTCGAGGCCTGCCTTGCTAATATGTTTTTTGTGCATTTCTTTAATGGATTGCAGTCACTTTCTCTTGTGCTGTTGGCATATGACAGATTAATTGCCATATGTTTCCCATTGCGTTATAACACAATTAATACTAATACTAGAATGTCTGTAATTATAGTTGTAATTTGGTTAATTTTCTCAGTTTTGTTGCTTGTCCTGGTCCTTTTAGTTGCACGGCTGTCCTTCTGTAAATCTACAGTGATTGACAGTTATTTTTGTGACCATGGACCTGTTTACAAACTGGCCTGTAATGACACATCAGCCAATTATATTTTTTCTGTACTGTTGATTTCATTAGTTTTAATTTTACCAGTGGCCCTCATTATATTGTCGTATGCATGCATTCTATTTgaactttttaaaattgcatCTAGAGAGGGCAAAagaaaagcttttaaaacatgTACCTCCCATTTAATTTtggtaataatattttatttcccAATATTAATGACGTATATAGCAGCAATGGTCTCTGGTATTCATCCCAATGCTAGAATCTTAAATAATTCATTGTCTGCTACCATTCCACCCCTTTTGAACCCCATTATTTACACTCTGAAAACTGAAGAAATAATGGAATCAattaaaaagttgtttaaaagaaacaagatTTTCCAGGTAAAAAGCTGA